Below is a window of Quercus robur chromosome 6, dhQueRobu3.1, whole genome shotgun sequence DNA.
TTTATGCGTTTGTGTTGCGGTGGGCCGAAGTAAGGTGGGATGCGAGATGTGTGTGAActttttaatgataattttgATGCCTGTAAGGCtgtaacaaaattattattttttttaaaaaaaaaagttagattgtatagtttaaaaattaaaagcatggtaatttcttttttaaaatatatatccCAATCCCACTGGCCTCCATTGTCCGTTCAAAACCGTGCAAACTGATTAGGCGCAGTATCATATCAGATATGAGATAAGTTCAAGAACTGTCTTTTCCCGGACAAATTTAGGATAAGCACGAGAGACTGAGAATATTACAAACTAGTACTTTGTCATCCTCTTCCTCCTACTGCTCCtgattttaatagaaaattgagGCCGGTTACATTATCCCTATCCTCCTGGCTGTAAGAGTAGTGGACAGCTTATGAATCAATTATGACACCCAATTgctcaaacaaaaattaattgagcATACGGTTTCGCAGCCAGTAGAGACCCAATTAATAATAGGGTTATGGACTGGTAATTATCACTCTCAAATTCCGTGCAATTCACTTCAAGTTcaacataattaaataaataccaTATTATTTATTACAGATTTAATTAGAGTAGAGATCCTGTCATGAATCCAAAAAAACATGGGTGTAGAATTATTTATACTACATATACAACACAGTAAAGCAACAACTGAGCAAAttaagccaattttttttttttagaccagTAGatgcttcaaaaaataaaataaaaatgcctATTTTTGTTTGTTCAAGTCAAGGCAAGAAAGTAGGAATACTAAGAttgataaaagaagaagaagaagaagaagcagcagcaTTAAAATTAGTCCGATCAGGTGGAGTTTGAGGCTGAGGCTGAGGAGGGTCATGAATAGTATTAATAGCATTAGCTGGGAACTGACCGCACTTGTGACACCTAGCTGCATTAGCATTAACGAGGACCAAGATCTGGCGGCAAGATGGGCAAGAAGAGTGAGAAGCAAGCCAAGTATCTATGCAACCCACATGGAAGGCGTGTCCACACTGAGGCAACACTCTGATCTCTTCCCCTTTTACAAAATCACCCAAACATATAGCACACTCACctccacttccacttcctcctccatctccatctccatctccatctccatctccacctTCAACTCCATCTTCCACTACTACTCCCATCTTTGTGGACCCCCCGTGGCCGTATGTGTACTTTGGCAGTGACTGCAAAACCTTCTTTTTCACTCCCTTGTTCGCCAAACTTCGCGGTGGAGACCCATTTCCACTCCCACTAGTGCCGCCGCGTCTCAGCCAGGCGCACCGTACCACCGCTATGAGACCCACCACGCATATGAGGGCGCAGAGAAGCGCCGCTAGTATGACCACGAAGTCAGACTCCACAGTCAGAGCTTCAGGAGGCGGAGCTGCCACCACCGTTGGCGGTGATGTGGCTGTGGTTCCATTTCCTCCGACCAGAGTTCTTTTAATTATAGACCGAGTCATCactcatatataataatatcatATAACAATTAGAATAATATAGAGGAGTAATAAgaaagaaatgagagagagatatatatatatagtagaagAAGATTAGTAGAAAGTACTTAGGTGTGTGTAATTAAGAAAGTGGGTGCAAGTGGGTGAGTGGGTGGGTCTAGGCGATTAGTTAGGTAGTTTCATGGAGACAACTGAGaagtaaagaagaaagagaaagatgcCTACAGCAACAGTTACAAAAGCACAAACCCGCAGAGTACAGACCAAAAACAATGTTGGAGTTTGTAAAGACTTGGACTTCGAGTCTTGGACACGTGGTGAGGATAAGCCCTAGATAAGATAAATAATTGAGAGACCCTCAAACTATAGACTATAGAGACCTAAGAGGTGGGAGAGGTGGGTAACTCAATCGTACTCGCTTTCTTTTTACACTTTTTTGTAACGCGCTCCTCTATTTTAGGTTACAGCCGGTAATTAAGGTAAGGACAAGACAACATTAACAACCACACTTGcctactctcttttttttttaacaatttatttattg
It encodes the following:
- the LOC126690409 gene encoding RING-H2 finger protein ATL80-like; this encodes MTRSIIKRTLVGGNGTTATSPPTVVAAPPPEALTVESDFVVILAALLCALICVVGLIAVVRCAWLRRGGTSGSGNGSPPRSLANKGVKKKVLQSLPKYTYGHGGSTKMGVVVEDGVEGGDGDGDGDGDGGGSGSGGECAICLGDFVKGEEIRVLPQCGHAFHVGCIDTWLASHSSCPSCRQILVLVNANAARCHKCGQFPANAINTIHDPPQPQPQTPPDRTNFNAAASSSSSSFINLSIPTFLP